The Natronoarchaeum philippinense genome has a window encoding:
- a CDS encoding alkaline phosphatase family protein: protein MRTLLIGIDAACSRVLDPLFDAGVTPTLRDIFEDGVSGRLDSQIPPWTPSAWPSVYTGVNPGKHGAYSFLSFDGYDWDVVNRSDVEEYALWELLDRHGLSSVVVNVPVTHPPSEIDGAVVPGYIAPEDPECHPAGVLEDIRSEIGDYRIYGERGGDADEQAAEYCELTRMRGRAFSYLADRFDPDFGFVQFQQTDTVFHEHPDRWDIVEEIYATVDEEIAAIVEDHDPDTVLVVSDHGIGEYDGYEFRINEFLDEQGYIERTAGDGGMPSWSSIARNELQTGRTDGNSGRSPLERSLSMAAKVGITSQRLAAVVERLGLTEFVLDRVSTDTVRAATEQVDFERSTAYMRSRIELGVRINLQGREPGGVVAPEEYDAVRDRLISSLRSVETPDGDPMFDAVVPRERLFEGKRLEAAPDVVTVPADFDNFLSASLLGEQFAAPSDPWNHKIDGAFAAAGEAIGDADPTSAHLFDVAPTVLATMGVPASDRMDGAAMPFVEPSGTTEYPTYDRATTVSTDDDGVEQQLTSLGYLE, encoded by the coding sequence ATGCGAACACTGCTTATCGGCATCGATGCCGCCTGCTCGCGGGTGTTAGACCCGCTGTTCGATGCAGGCGTGACCCCGACGCTCCGCGATATTTTCGAGGACGGCGTCTCGGGACGGCTCGACTCGCAGATTCCGCCGTGGACGCCGAGCGCGTGGCCGTCGGTCTACACGGGTGTCAATCCCGGAAAACACGGCGCCTACAGCTTCCTGTCGTTCGACGGCTACGACTGGGATGTCGTCAATCGCAGCGATGTCGAAGAGTACGCGCTCTGGGAACTGCTCGACAGACACGGACTCTCGAGCGTCGTCGTAAACGTCCCGGTGACACACCCGCCGAGCGAGATCGACGGCGCGGTCGTCCCCGGCTACATTGCGCCCGAAGATCCGGAGTGTCACCCCGCGGGCGTCCTCGAAGACATCCGATCGGAGATCGGCGACTACCGAATCTACGGCGAGCGCGGCGGCGACGCCGACGAGCAGGCGGCGGAGTACTGCGAGCTGACGCGGATGCGGGGCCGGGCGTTCAGCTACCTCGCCGACCGGTTCGACCCCGACTTCGGCTTCGTCCAGTTTCAGCAGACCGACACGGTGTTTCACGAACACCCGGACCGCTGGGACATCGTCGAAGAGATCTACGCGACCGTCGACGAGGAGATCGCCGCGATCGTCGAGGATCACGATCCGGACACCGTGCTCGTCGTCAGCGACCACGGGATCGGCGAGTACGACGGCTACGAGTTCCGGATCAACGAGTTCCTCGACGAACAGGGGTACATCGAACGAACCGCCGGCGACGGCGGGATGCCGTCGTGGTCCTCGATCGCGCGCAATGAGTTACAGACCGGTCGGACGGACGGCAACAGCGGTCGGTCGCCGCTGGAGCGGTCGCTGTCGATGGCCGCCAAGGTCGGCATCACCAGCCAGCGCCTCGCGGCGGTCGTCGAGCGCCTCGGACTGACCGAGTTCGTCCTCGATCGCGTCTCGACCGACACCGTCCGCGCCGCGACCGAGCAGGTCGACTTCGAGCGCTCGACGGCGTACATGCGCTCGCGGATCGAACTCGGCGTCCGGATCAACCTGCAGGGCCGCGAGCCCGGCGGCGTCGTCGCACCGGAGGAGTACGACGCCGTTCGCGACCGGCTGATCTCCTCGTTACGGTCGGTCGAGACGCCCGACGGCGATCCGATGTTCGACGCCGTCGTCCCCCGCGAGCGGCTCTTTGAGGGCAAGCGCCTCGAAGCCGCCCCCGATGTCGTGACGGTCCCCGCCGACTTCGACAACTTCCTGTCGGCGTCGCTGCTGGGCGAACAGTTCGCCGCGCCGAGCGATCCTTGGAACCACAAGATCGACGGCGCCTTCGCCGCGGCCGGCGAGGCGATCGGCGACGCCGATCCCACGTCGGCGCATCTGTTCGACGTGGCGCCGACCGTGCTTGCGACGATGGGCGTCCCCGCAAGCGACCGAATGGACGGGGCCGCGATGCCGTTCGTCGAGCCGAGCGGGACGACCGAGTATCCGACCTACGATCGAGCGACCACGGTTAGCACGGACGACGACGGCGTCGAACAGCAACTCACTAGCCTCGGATATCTGGAATGA
- a CDS encoding GNAT family N-acetyltransferase — MSIEIEVFDRNDRDRWNQLVEDSPQGTPFHRYEALEVLADHSDANLHPLVGYKGQEPVGLFPVFGMYKGPVAAAFSPPPDLKVSYLGPALVNFEQLKRRRAERRHSRFVEQCLDVLETELNPKFTLVRASPWYDDPRPFTWSDFDVQLAHTYVVDLSPGRDDLLSQFSSDARRNVTNDPDADVVIREDGAGVIRRIIEQVRERHREQDESFLLSAEMVTELFERLPDGVVRPYACTVDGRFAGGVVVLDDGDTVYRWQGGAKPDTRVAINDRLDWRIITDAIDRGRTEYDLVGANNQRLCGYKAKFAPDLQTYYSIRDGTRSMNFVSGLYKQLR; from the coding sequence ATGAGCATCGAAATCGAAGTGTTCGACCGCAACGATCGGGATCGGTGGAATCAGCTCGTCGAGGACTCCCCGCAAGGAACCCCGTTTCACCGGTACGAGGCACTCGAAGTGCTCGCCGACCACTCCGACGCGAACCTGCATCCGCTGGTCGGCTACAAGGGCCAAGAGCCGGTCGGACTGTTCCCGGTCTTCGGGATGTACAAGGGCCCCGTCGCGGCGGCGTTCTCGCCGCCGCCGGACCTGAAGGTGAGCTACCTCGGGCCGGCGCTGGTGAATTTCGAGCAGCTCAAACGACGGCGTGCAGAGCGGCGTCATTCCCGGTTCGTCGAGCAGTGTCTCGACGTGCTGGAGACCGAACTCAATCCCAAATTCACGCTCGTTCGAGCGTCGCCGTGGTACGACGACCCGCGCCCGTTCACGTGGAGCGACTTCGACGTACAGTTGGCACACACCTACGTCGTCGATCTCTCGCCGGGACGCGACGATCTGCTCTCGCAGTTCAGCAGCGACGCCCGCCGCAACGTCACGAACGACCCCGACGCCGATGTCGTGATCCGAGAAGACGGTGCCGGCGTGATCCGCCGGATCATCGAACAAGTCCGGGAGCGCCACCGCGAGCAAGACGAGTCGTTCCTGCTCTCGGCAGAGATGGTGACGGAGCTGTTCGAACGGCTTCCCGACGGCGTGGTTCGACCGTACGCGTGTACGGTCGACGGCCGGTTCGCCGGCGGCGTCGTCGTGCTCGACGACGGCGACACCGTCTACCGCTGGCAGGGCGGCGCCAAGCCCGACACGAGGGTTGCGATCAACGACCGCCTCGACTGGCGGATCATCACCGACGCCATCGATCGCGGACGGACGGAGTACGACCTCGTCGGCGCGAACAACCAGCGGCTCTGTGGCTACAAGGCCAAGTTCGCTCCCGATCTACAGACCTACTACAGCATTCGGGACGGCACCCGCAGCATGAACTTTGTGTCAGGGCTGTACAAGCAGCTGCGGTGA
- a CDS encoding DUF354 domain-containing protein translates to MTASQQYDDADSPRTHTRTELGRDGDQPSLDVVVTIQHPAHVHFFRNAIDELEARGHDVHVFAREKDIAVDLLDAYEIDHEVIAGRASSLPGKAAVQAAYEWRLLRRARRIDPDVMMAIGEPGVVHVSSALGCRDLVFTDTEHATYRKRFVYPLADRVCSPEFYQDDIGDNHVKYPGYHELAYLHPNRFSPDPSIAEEIGLEPDERLVVLRLVSWEAAHDIGDEGIGDAVDAVERLEAEGARVIITAEADLPSELADRELSVPPERAHDLLARADLFVGESATMATESAVLGTPAILVSTIRGMGNIRELRDEYGLVFSYAGERRHDRAIQKAISILDGDEDWRERRRKLLADKIDTTNFVTALVEDDEASVDVFRDAAIPDR, encoded by the coding sequence ATGACCGCCAGCCAACAGTACGATGATGCCGACTCGCCCCGAACGCACACCCGAACGGAACTCGGCCGCGACGGCGACCAGCCCTCGCTCGATGTCGTCGTCACGATCCAGCATCCGGCCCACGTACACTTCTTCCGGAACGCCATCGACGAACTCGAAGCGCGCGGCCACGACGTCCACGTCTTCGCGCGCGAGAAAGACATCGCCGTCGACCTGCTCGACGCCTACGAGATCGACCACGAGGTTATCGCCGGTCGGGCGTCGAGCCTACCCGGAAAGGCGGCCGTTCAGGCGGCCTACGAGTGGCGGCTGCTCCGCCGCGCGCGCCGGATCGACCCGGACGTGATGATGGCGATCGGCGAGCCGGGCGTCGTCCACGTCTCGTCGGCACTTGGCTGCCGGGACCTCGTGTTCACCGACACAGAGCACGCGACCTATCGAAAGCGGTTCGTCTACCCGCTTGCCGATCGAGTCTGTAGCCCCGAGTTCTATCAGGACGACATCGGCGACAACCACGTCAAGTACCCCGGCTACCACGAGTTAGCGTATCTCCACCCCAATCGCTTCTCGCCCGATCCGTCCATCGCCGAGGAGATCGGTCTCGAACCGGACGAACGCCTCGTCGTCCTTCGGTTGGTCTCGTGGGAGGCCGCCCACGACATCGGCGACGAGGGCATCGGTGACGCCGTCGACGCGGTCGAACGGCTCGAAGCCGAAGGCGCGCGAGTGATCATCACCGCCGAAGCTGACCTCCCGTCGGAACTGGCCGACCGCGAACTGTCGGTACCGCCGGAGCGCGCTCACGACCTCCTCGCTCGGGCTGATCTGTTCGTCGGCGAGAGCGCGACGATGGCGACCGAGAGCGCGGTGCTCGGAACCCCCGCGATTCTCGTCTCGACGATCCGCGGGATGGGCAACATCCGCGAGCTACGCGACGAGTACGGACTGGTGTTTAGCTACGCCGGCGAACGCCGCCACGACCGGGCCATTCAAAAGGCGATCTCGATCCTCGACGGCGACGAGGACTGGCGTGAGCGACGACGGAAACTGCTGGCCGACAAGATCGACACGACGAACTTCGTGACCGCGCTCGTCGAGGACGACGAGGCGAGCGTCGACGTGTTCCGGGACGCCGCCATACCCGATCGATAG
- a CDS encoding acyltransferase yields the protein MTDAELGPGVDVQGDATVGTPGDDDVPEIGAGATIRSGTIIYSDVMIGDRFQTGHNALIREDTVIGDDVVVGTNTVVDGTTTIGSEVSLQTGVYVPPYTEIGDQVFLGPHAVCTNDPYPIRRDVDLVGPTLEDHVSIGANAVLLPGVTVGEGSFVAAGAVVTEDVPPETLAVGAPASHEPLPEPLDGQNTI from the coding sequence ATGACCGACGCGGAACTCGGACCCGGCGTCGACGTGCAGGGCGACGCCACGGTTGGCACTCCCGGCGACGACGACGTACCGGAGATCGGCGCCGGCGCGACGATCCGGTCGGGGACGATCATCTACTCCGACGTGATGATCGGCGACCGGTTCCAGACCGGGCACAACGCGCTGATTCGAGAGGACACCGTCATCGGCGACGACGTGGTCGTCGGCACGAACACGGTGGTCGACGGGACGACGACGATCGGCTCCGAGGTGAGCCTCCAGACCGGCGTGTACGTCCCGCCGTACACCGAGATCGGCGATCAGGTGTTTCTCGGCCCTCACGCCGTCTGTACGAACGATCCCTATCCGATCCGACGGGATGTCGACCTCGTCGGCCCGACGCTGGAGGATCACGTCTCGATCGGCGCCAACGCGGTGTTGCTGCCCGGCGTCACGGTCGGCGAAGGATCGTTCGTCGCCGCGGGCGCCGTCGTGACCGAAGACGTCCCGCCGGAGACGCTCGCAGTCGGCGCGCCGGCCAGCCACGAACCGCTCCCCGAACCGCTCGACGGACAGAACACGATCTAA
- a CDS encoding nucleotide sugar dehydrogenase: MSRSTTALYDADASTDEQRRAFRSGEIPVAVYGLGKMGLPLATVYAETCGNVIGADIDENVVETVNAGECHVKREPGLADIVAETVESGALRAVSDPAEAAGEARVHVVIVPTLLSEDDAPDLSILREVVDDIAVGLAPGDLVVVESTVPPRTCSDVVGPRLREKSGLDANEFGLAFCPERTASGRAIEDIRGAYPKVVGGVDAESRRAAQLVYDAINEAGTIPVSDATTAEAVKVFEGVYRDVNIALANELARMADELAVDVTEAIEVANTQPFCDIHDPGPGVGGHCIPYYPYFLINGLDSWNRLLSTAREVNDEMPAFTVRKLAEELATAGKNVADATVLVLGLTYRAGVEETRASPAIPITERLEELGAEVVTVDPMLDDADGFAGRQIPIGAIHEQDADAAVLVTAHEEFEAIDWAAFERSLVVVDGQQALDLSETPHRQYTIGVGRGAENAGEYEERRADESETAVPERLGDGGSVPRDDGC, translated from the coding sequence ATGAGCCGATCGACGACCGCACTGTACGACGCCGACGCATCGACTGACGAACAGCGACGAGCCTTCCGCTCGGGAGAGATCCCGGTCGCGGTCTACGGGCTCGGCAAGATGGGCCTGCCGCTGGCGACCGTCTACGCCGAGACCTGCGGCAACGTGATCGGCGCCGACATCGACGAGAACGTCGTCGAGACGGTCAACGCGGGCGAGTGTCACGTCAAGCGCGAGCCGGGACTGGCCGACATCGTAGCCGAGACCGTCGAGTCAGGCGCACTCCGAGCAGTCAGCGACCCCGCCGAAGCCGCCGGCGAGGCGAGAGTCCACGTGGTTATCGTGCCGACGCTGCTCAGCGAGGACGACGCGCCGGATCTGTCGATTCTCCGCGAGGTGGTCGACGACATCGCCGTCGGGCTAGCGCCGGGCGACCTCGTCGTCGTGGAGTCGACGGTCCCACCCCGGACGTGCTCGGACGTGGTCGGCCCGCGCCTTCGGGAGAAGAGCGGGCTCGACGCCAACGAGTTCGGACTGGCGTTCTGTCCGGAGCGAACCGCCAGCGGGCGGGCGATAGAAGACATCCGCGGCGCGTACCCGAAGGTGGTCGGCGGCGTCGACGCCGAGAGCAGGCGGGCCGCCCAGCTCGTGTACGACGCGATCAACGAGGCGGGGACGATCCCGGTCTCGGACGCGACGACGGCCGAGGCCGTCAAGGTGTTCGAGGGCGTGTATCGGGACGTCAACATCGCGCTGGCCAACGAACTCGCCCGGATGGCCGACGAGCTAGCGGTCGATGTCACGGAGGCGATCGAGGTCGCAAACACCCAGCCGTTCTGTGACATCCACGATCCCGGACCGGGCGTCGGGGGCCACTGCATCCCCTACTACCCCTATTTCCTGATCAACGGGCTGGATTCCTGGAACCGGCTGCTCTCGACGGCCCGCGAAGTCAACGACGAGATGCCCGCGTTCACCGTGCGAAAGCTCGCCGAAGAGCTGGCGACCGCCGGGAAGAACGTCGCCGACGCGACGGTGCTCGTCCTCGGGCTGACCTACCGAGCCGGCGTCGAGGAGACCCGCGCGAGCCCGGCGATTCCGATCACCGAGCGCCTCGAAGAGTTGGGCGCCGAGGTGGTGACGGTCGATCCGATGCTCGACGACGCCGACGGGTTCGCCGGCCGGCAGATCCCGATCGGCGCCATCCACGAGCAGGACGCCGACGCCGCGGTACTGGTCACCGCACACGAGGAGTTCGAGGCGATCGACTGGGCGGCGTTCGAGCGCTCGCTGGTCGTCGTCGACGGCCAGCAGGCCCTCGACCTCTCGGAGACGCCACACCGCCAGTACACGATCGGCGTCGGCCGCGGCGCCGAAAATGCCGGTGAGTACGAGGAACGGCGTGCTGATGAGTCTGAGACGGCTGTCCCGGAACGACTCGGAGACGGCGGGAGCGTGCCGCGAGACGACGGATGCTAG
- a CDS encoding polysaccharide deacetylase family protein, translating into MLDGHSFALCLTHDVDRPYKTYQSGYYAVTERDVSHLTAALRGKNPYWQFEELLALEDSLDVRSAFYFLDEQNLFRDRPVRDWLDPGNWKRYVGRYDLSDPNIVDLIRELDDGGWEVGLHGSYESYDDPERLAGEKQRIESILGGEVIGGRQHYLNLDVPETWRHHADLGLKYDASLGSSSTYGFQYGDSIHRPFGDEFVVFPLTIMEVALPSPTEHLERAWRECRAVLDEAREREAITTILWHPRYFSETDFPGYRELYRRIVEYALEAGAWVGPPAELYDRLDHPPEASGEAATSDYKTTSQH; encoded by the coding sequence ATGCTAGACGGCCACTCGTTCGCGCTGTGTCTGACCCACGACGTGGACCGGCCGTACAAGACCTACCAGTCGGGATATTACGCGGTCACTGAGCGAGATGTCTCGCATCTGACAGCGGCGCTGCGAGGCAAAAATCCCTACTGGCAGTTCGAGGAGCTGCTGGCGCTCGAAGATTCGCTGGACGTTCGGTCGGCTTTCTACTTCCTCGACGAGCAGAACCTGTTCCGCGATCGGCCCGTGCGCGACTGGCTAGATCCGGGGAACTGGAAGCGCTACGTCGGCCGGTACGACCTGTCGGATCCCAACATCGTCGATCTGATCCGCGAACTCGACGACGGCGGGTGGGAGGTCGGACTTCACGGGTCCTACGAGTCCTACGACGATCCCGAGCGGCTGGCCGGCGAAAAACAGCGAATCGAGTCGATCCTCGGCGGCGAGGTGATCGGTGGTCGCCAACACTACCTCAACCTCGACGTACCCGAGACGTGGCGTCACCACGCCGATCTGGGGCTCAAGTACGACGCCAGCCTCGGCTCGTCGAGCACCTACGGGTTCCAGTACGGCGATTCGATCCACCGACCCTTCGGCGACGAGTTCGTCGTCTTCCCGCTGACGATCATGGAGGTCGCGCTGCCGAGTCCGACCGAGCACCTCGAACGCGCGTGGCGGGAGTGCCGGGCAGTGCTCGATGAGGCTCGCGAACGTGAGGCGATCACGACGATTCTCTGGCATCCACGATATTTCAGCGAGACTGATTTCCCCGGCTACCGGGAGCTGTACCGACGAATCGTCGAGTACGCGCTGGAGGCGGGCGCATGGGTCGGCCCCCCGGCGGAGCTGTACGATCGACTCGATCACCCACCCGAAGCGAGTGGAGAGGCCGCGACCAGCGATTACAAGACGACCTCGCAGCACTGA
- a CDS encoding AbrB/MazE/SpoVT family DNA-binding domain-containing protein has protein sequence MSNTTDGEKIVAVTEKGQATIPKSLRKKHGIPAPGRVKFVETEEGEIVVRPIGSMREFRGLDRSSEGDRAATEALDETREADASKSDELVDRLSGSEQTDE, from the coding sequence ATGAGTAATACCACGGACGGCGAGAAGATCGTCGCCGTCACTGAGAAAGGGCAGGCGACGATCCCGAAGTCGCTCCGGAAGAAACACGGCATCCCGGCGCCGGGCCGCGTGAAGTTCGTCGAGACGGAAGAGGGCGAGATCGTCGTCCGGCCGATCGGGTCGATGCGGGAGTTCCGCGGACTCGATCGGTCGAGCGAGGGGGACCGCGCCGCGACAGAGGCCCTCGACGAGACGCGGGAGGCGGACGCCAGCAAGAGTGACGAACTGGTCGATCGCCTGTCCGGGAGCGAGCAGACGGATGAGTGA
- a CDS encoding type II toxin-antitoxin system VapC family toxin: protein MSEAIVFDAEPILAYLDDEPGSDAVEEWIDRVAGGEIDGYISPVTKTEILYVGSRIGFAPDDVRASLNRLEELGVEVRDPTDCWETAAVLKEAYSMALGDAYALATAEAVDGTLLAGADDDFDGVDAEIERFRDEPA, encoded by the coding sequence ATGAGTGAGGCGATCGTCTTCGACGCCGAGCCCATCCTCGCATACCTCGACGACGAGCCCGGCAGCGACGCCGTCGAGGAGTGGATCGACCGGGTCGCAGGCGGGGAGATCGACGGCTACATCAGCCCCGTGACGAAGACCGAGATTCTCTACGTCGGCTCGCGGATCGGCTTCGCGCCCGACGACGTTCGGGCCAGTCTGAACCGCCTCGAAGAATTGGGGGTCGAGGTCCGCGATCCGACCGACTGCTGGGAGACGGCAGCAGTGCTCAAAGAGGCCTACAGCATGGCGCTGGGCGACGCCTACGCGCTTGCGACGGCCGAGGCGGTCGACGGGACGCTGCTGGCGGGTGCCGACGACGACTTCGACGGCGTCGACGCCGAGATCGAACGGTTCCGTGACGAGCCGGCGTGA
- a CDS encoding GNAT family N-acetyltransferase yields the protein MRVERLDLSEWGDALPNSGVEVFHTPEALSVLDEHATGDLRLYGGFKGQQPVGLFPLLVQDRSIGSAVLSPPPGFGVPRMGPMVMPTSPKQRKREKVNTAFIEAVLEDVGVDDSLTLFRSICSPDYDDPRPFSWSELGVATKFTYVLDLANESTDDVLTSFSKSLRREIRDGEELDIEITREGLDGARSVYEDTKVRYQEQDKTFPLSWEYVRDLVDAVDERSRVYVARTSDGRFLSGITVLYSDDAAFFWQGGTRATHENVSINSLLHWRVIEDVIEDPPMASVTSYDLMGANTERLCRYKSKFGADLVPYYVAESQGTGMDVAKRAYRMVSR from the coding sequence ATGAGAGTCGAGCGCCTAGATCTATCAGAATGGGGCGACGCGCTCCCGAATTCGGGAGTCGAAGTGTTTCACACGCCGGAAGCGCTGTCGGTGCTCGACGAGCACGCGACGGGCGACCTGCGGCTGTACGGCGGCTTCAAGGGGCAACAGCCGGTCGGGCTGTTCCCGCTGCTCGTGCAGGACCGGTCGATCGGCTCGGCCGTGTTGTCGCCGCCGCCGGGCTTTGGCGTCCCGCGGATGGGGCCGATGGTGATGCCGACCAGTCCAAAGCAGCGCAAGCGCGAGAAAGTAAACACCGCGTTCATCGAGGCCGTGCTGGAGGATGTCGGCGTGGATGACTCGCTAACGCTGTTCCGGTCGATCTGCAGCCCGGACTACGACGACCCGCGCCCGTTTAGCTGGTCGGAGCTGGGCGTGGCGACGAAGTTCACGTACGTGCTCGATCTGGCAAACGAGTCGACCGACGACGTGCTGACCTCGTTCAGCAAGAGCCTCCGGCGGGAGATTCGGGACGGAGAGGAGCTGGATATCGAAATCACCAGAGAAGGACTCGACGGCGCCCGGTCTGTCTACGAGGATACGAAAGTCCGGTATCAAGAGCAAGACAAGACGTTCCCGCTGTCGTGGGAGTACGTCCGCGATCTGGTCGACGCCGTCGACGAGCGCTCGCGTGTGTACGTCGCGCGCACATCCGACGGCAGGTTTCTCAGCGGGATCACGGTGCTGTACTCCGACGACGCGGCGTTCTTCTGGCAGGGCGGCACTCGGGCGACCCACGAGAACGTCAGCATCAACAGCCTGCTTCACTGGCGCGTAATCGAAGACGTGATCGAAGACCCGCCGATGGCATCGGTGACGAGTTACGATCTCATGGGTGCCAACACCGAACGGCTCTGCCGGTACAAGAGCAAGTTCGGCGCCGATCTGGTGCCGTACTACGTCGCCGAATCGCAGGGAACGGGCATGGACGTGGCCAAGCGCGCCTATCGGATGGTCTCCAGATGA
- a CDS encoding glycosyltransferase: MSDDQSSVADAHRSRRGQSIDDADSELSVLNLVTNDRARFYKQQVAALEREGVECTTLAVPSDREHGTSTVEGRSLLDYVRFYPMALQRSFGEYDLIHANYGLTGPAAVFQPNLPVVLSLWGSDLLGTYGPVSKLCARYSDAVIVMSDQMADALGQDCHVIPHGVDLDKFAPASQRDAQAELGWKQDAQQVLFPYPRSKAVKNPALAEQIVHVARERLDSPVELQFVSGVPHDRMPTYMNAADALLLTSDREGSPNSVKEAMACNLPVVSTDVGDVAQRLAGVRHSFVGRDETELVDYLVSVLDAGVESNGREVISELSIDRMGERLAAVYRDIAET; the protein is encoded by the coding sequence ATGAGCGACGATCAGTCGTCCGTCGCCGACGCCCACCGATCCCGGCGGGGACAGTCGATTGACGACGCCGACAGCGAGTTGTCAGTGCTGAATCTCGTGACGAACGACCGCGCCCGGTTTTATAAACAGCAGGTGGCAGCTCTCGAACGAGAGGGCGTCGAATGCACGACGCTGGCGGTTCCCAGCGATCGCGAGCACGGGACGAGCACCGTCGAGGGCCGGTCACTGCTCGACTACGTCCGGTTCTACCCGATGGCGTTGCAACGCTCGTTCGGCGAGTACGACCTCATCCACGCGAACTACGGGCTGACCGGACCGGCAGCGGTGTTCCAGCCGAATCTTCCGGTCGTGCTGTCGCTGTGGGGCTCTGACCTGCTGGGGACCTACGGCCCGGTCAGTAAGCTGTGTGCTCGGTACAGCGACGCCGTGATCGTCATGAGCGACCAGATGGCCGATGCGCTGGGACAGGACTGTCACGTCATCCCTCACGGGGTCGATCTGGATAAGTTCGCACCGGCGTCCCAGCGAGACGCACAGGCAGAGCTGGGCTGGAAGCAGGATGCACAGCAAGTGCTCTTTCCGTACCCCCGTTCGAAGGCGGTCAAGAACCCGGCGCTTGCAGAGCAGATCGTTCACGTGGCCCGCGAGCGCCTCGATTCGCCTGTCGAACTGCAGTTCGTCTCGGGCGTCCCGCACGACCGGATGCCGACGTACATGAACGCCGCCGACGCATTGCTGCTCACGTCTGACCGCGAGGGGTCGCCCAACTCGGTCAAGGAGGCGATGGCGTGCAATCTTCCCGTCGTCTCGACCGACGTGGGCGATGTCGCACAGCGACTCGCCGGCGTGCGTCACTCCTTCGTCGGGCGAGACGAGACCGAACTGGTCGACTATCTGGTGTCGGTTCTCGACGCCGGCGTCGAATCGAACGGCCGCGAGGTAATCAGCGAGTTGAGCATCGATCGAATGGGCGAACGGCTCGCCGCGGTGTATCGGGACATCGCCGAGACGTGA
- a CDS encoding NAD-dependent epimerase/dehydratase family protein has protein sequence MAQRHDARRRGADGFPELSGRTVLVTGGAGFVGSHLVDALVDENEVRVLDDLSSGRPERVPAGVELIEGDVRDADALGWAVSDADIVFHQAGLVSVDRSVTAPVESHETNVAATVKLLDLAREEGARVVLASSCAIYGEPDSVPVAETDAKTPTSPYAADKLAIDHYARIYDDCYDVDVVPLRYFNVYGPRQAGGDYSGVVKAFLDQARAGEPITVHGDGEQTRDFVHVSDVVRANLAAATVDETGRAFNVGTGRSTSVRELAETVRSAVGSNSEIVHTEPRAADVRHSCADVTRARDGLGFEATVSLENGLATLTE, from the coding sequence ATGGCCCAGCGACACGACGCGCGGCGCCGCGGCGCCGACGGCTTCCCGGAGCTGTCGGGACGGACAGTACTGGTGACCGGAGGCGCGGGATTCGTCGGTAGCCATCTGGTGGACGCCCTCGTCGACGAGAACGAAGTTCGCGTCCTCGATGACCTTTCGTCGGGGCGTCCGGAGCGCGTTCCGGCGGGCGTCGAACTGATCGAAGGCGACGTGCGTGACGCCGACGCGCTGGGCTGGGCGGTGTCGGACGCCGACATCGTCTTTCACCAAGCCGGGCTGGTCAGCGTCGACCGATCGGTGACTGCGCCCGTCGAGAGCCACGAGACCAACGTCGCGGCGACGGTCAAGCTGCTCGACCTCGCACGGGAGGAGGGTGCCCGGGTCGTGCTGGCGTCCAGTTGTGCGATCTACGGCGAGCCCGACTCGGTGCCGGTCGCCGAGACCGATGCTAAGACGCCGACCTCGCCATACGCCGCGGACAAGCTCGCGATCGACCACTACGCTCGAATCTACGACGACTGCTACGATGTTGACGTTGTTCCGCTACGGTACTTCAACGTGTACGGCCCGCGGCAGGCCGGCGGCGACTACAGCGGCGTCGTGAAGGCGTTTCTCGACCAAGCCCGTGCCGGAGAGCCGATCACAGTCCACGGCGACGGCGAGCAGACCCGCGACTTCGTCCACGTGTCAGATGTGGTGCGGGCGAATCTCGCGGCAGCTACGGTCGACGAGACCGGGCGGGCGTTCAACGTGGGCACCGGCCGGAGCACGTCGGTCCGCGAACTCGCAGAGACGGTCCGCTCGGCCGTCGGATCGAATTCGGAGATCGTCCACACCGAACCGCGGGCCGCCGACGTGCGCCACAGTTGTGCTGACGTGACTCGAGCGCGCGACGGGCTCGGATTCGAGGCAACCGTCTCGCTAGAGAATGGACTGGCAACGCTGACGGAATAG